From the genome of Deinococcus apachensis DSM 19763:
TTCTTCTCACCCCGCCGCCCGCGCACCTCCCCGGGGAGTACCTCGTATGGACCTCCATCACGTTCCGCTCAGGGCCTGGCGCGCCGCCCGCCAGACTCTCGCGCCGAAGACGTGGAGCAGCAGGCCCCCGAAGACGAGCAGGGCGCCCACCACCTGCAGGGGCCCGAAGACTTCATGGAAGTACAGCGCGTTCGACGCGAGGCCGAACACGGGCACCAGCAGCGACAGTGGCGCGACGCGACTGGCCCCGTGCCGCCCGATGAGGAGATTCCACACGCCGAAGCCGAAGAGGGTGTTGCCGTACGCCATGTACGCGATGGCCGCCCAGAAGCCGGGCCCGGCGCCGAGCAGCGTGTGCCCGACCTGACTCCAGCCTGAGGTCAGCCCGGCCAGCAGGGCGAGGGGGACGGGCGGCACGAGCGAGGACCACACCCCCAGACTCAGCACGTTCACTGGCCCGAAGCGGCGCACCAGCACGTTGCCCACGGCCCACCCCAGGGCTCCCCCCAGGATCAGCAGCAGCCCCACGGCGCTCATGTGGTGGTCGCCCAGCAGGCCGATGACGCCCATTCCCGTGAAGGCGACCGCCATTCCGGCCCACTGGTTCGGGGCGACCGGCTCGCGCAGCGCGGCGGCGGCCAGGAGCGCCGTGAAGAAAGCCTGCACCTGCATCAGCAGGCTGGCGAGCCCGGCGCTGACACCCAGGTGGATCGCCAGGTAGAGCAGGCCGAACTGCAGGGCGCCCCCGGCCACGCCGTAGGCAAGGACGACCCGCCAAGACAGCGCCGGGCGCGGCACGAACAGGACGGCGGGAAAGGCCGCCAGCAGGAAGCGCAGCGCCACGACGAGCAGCGGTGAAGCCCCCTCCACGCTCAGCCGGATCCCCACGAAGTTCAGGCCCCAGATCAGGGTGACGAGCAGCGCGAGCAGCAGGCCGCGTCCCGTCAGCGGCGCGGGGGGAGCTTGTGGCGTCACGCTCCGGCCTCCGGGTCAGGAGCTTCCCCACAGGAAACGCGGGACGCGCGGAGGGTGGCCGCGGCGTGGGGTGAAGGAAGCCGGGCCATCATCCCCGCTCCCCCTCGTGCCAGGTGTACTGCATCTGCCGCGCGGTGCGGCGGGCGAGTTCCGGGGAGTGCAGGCGCCGCACGAGGTGCAGGCTCATGTCGATGCCCGCGCTGATCCCGGCGGACGAGACGACGCTGCCCAGGTCCACCCAGGGCACGTCCCGGCGCACGTCGATCCCCGGAAACTCGCGCGCGAAGTCGTCCAGGTCCTCCCAATGGGTGGTGGCGGCGCGGCCATCAAACAGCCCCAGGTCACCCAGGAGGAAGGCCCCGGTGCACACGCTCGCCGTGAGGGCCGCGCTCCCCGCGACTGCCGCGAGCCACGCCCGCACGGCCGCCTTGGGGCGCTCGGCGTCCACCACGCCGCCCGGCACGATCAAAACGTCCACGGGGGGGTGTGCCCCGAACGCGCAGGTCGGCGTGACCGTCAACCCGCCCCGCGCCCGGACGGCGCCCCCGCCTTGGCCGACCGTGAGCACCTCGAAGGGCACCCCGGCGGGCGAGGATCTCCGGGCCACGCGGGACGCCGTGCAGAACACCTCGAAGGGACCAGCGAAGTCCAGGACTTCCACCTCGTCGAACACGAAAATGGCGACGTTCATCGGGACTCTCCGAGCGGATCGCGTCCCCCCGGGGGCGGACGGTGAGGCCCGGAGGTCCTCAACGCGCTCGGCGGCGCGCCGAAGTTGGCCTTCCACAGGCGGCGGAAGTGACGGGGGTCCTCGAAGCCGCAGCGGCGCGCGACCTCCTCCAGCGGGAGGCGGTGCTCGCGCAGGAGCCGGGCGGCGAGTTCGAGGCGCAGGTGCTGCTGGTACTGGAGCGGCGTGAGGCCGAAGTCGTCCTTGAAGGCCCGGACGAGGGCACTCACGCTGCGGCCCGCGAGGGCGGCGAGGTCGGGCAGCCGCACGCGCTCGGCGGGGTGCCCCCGCAGCCAGTCGCGCACGCGCCGCGCGCCCGGGTCAAGGGGATCGCGCCCCCCGAGGTAGAGCGCGCGCTGCCCCCCGGGGCCGCCCCGCCGCAGCGGCACCACCAGGTCGCGCGCGACGTGCGCCGCGCCCGCCGGGCCGAGGTCGGCCTCGACGAGGGAGAGCGCGAGGTCGATGCCGGAGGTCACCCCGGCACTCGTGACCACGCCCCGGTCATGCACGAACAGGACGTCGTCCACGAGCTGCGCGTCGGGGTGGCGTGCCTGCAGCAGGTCGAGGATCGACCAGTGCGTCGTCGCCCGTCGCCCCGCAAGCAGCCCGGCCTCCCCCAGGGCGACGGCGCCGGTGCAGGTGGACGCCACGAGGGCCCCTGCTTCCCGCGCGCGGCGCAGCCACTCGACACCCTCCGCCGCCAACAGGGGACGTTCGGGCAGGCGGCCGTTGCAGCGCGTGCCCGGGACGAACACGAAGTCCGGCTCGCCGACCTCGGGCGGCGGCACGAGGGGGACCAGACCGGCGCCCTGCGCGGTCATGACGGTCCCCGCAAAGGCGCTGAACACCAGCTCGTACCGCCCGCCCGCGTCGTTGGCCGAGTGGAAGGCCTGCGCGGGGCCGCCGAGGTCGAGCAGATGCACCCCGGGCAGCAGCAGGAAGACGACCCGCCGGGCGGCGGACGGAACGGAGCGGCTC
Proteins encoded in this window:
- a CDS encoding EamA family transporter produces the protein MTPQAPPAPLTGRGLLLALLVTLIWGLNFVGIRLSVEGASPLLVVALRFLLAAFPAVLFVPRPALSWRVVLAYGVAGGALQFGLLYLAIHLGVSAGLASLLMQVQAFFTALLAAAALREPVAPNQWAGMAVAFTGMGVIGLLGDHHMSAVGLLLILGGALGWAVGNVLVRRFGPVNVLSLGVWSSLVPPVPLALLAGLTSGWSQVGHTLLGAGPGFWAAIAYMAYGNTLFGFGVWNLLIGRHGASRVAPLSLLVPVFGLASNALYFHEVFGPLQVVGALLVFGGLLLHVFGARVWRAARQALSGT
- a CDS encoding GlxA family transcriptional regulator; this translates as MSRSVPSAARRVVFLLLPGVHLLDLGGPAQAFHSANDAGGRYELVFSAFAGTVMTAQGAGLVPLVPPPEVGEPDFVFVPGTRCNGRLPERPLLAAEGVEWLRRAREAGALVASTCTGAVALGEAGLLAGRRATTHWSILDLLQARHPDAQLVDDVLFVHDRGVVTSAGVTSGIDLALSLVEADLGPAGAAHVARDLVVPLRRGGPGGQRALYLGGRDPLDPGARRVRDWLRGHPAERVRLPDLAALAGRSVSALVRAFKDDFGLTPLQYQQHLRLELAARLLREHRLPLEEVARRCGFEDPRHFRRLWKANFGAPPSALRTSGPHRPPPGGRDPLGESR
- a CDS encoding DJ-1/PfpI family protein, producing the protein MNVAIFVFDEVEVLDFAGPFEVFCTASRVARRSSPAGVPFEVLTVGQGGGAVRARGGLTVTPTCAFGAHPPVDVLIVPGGVVDAERPKAAVRAWLAAVAGSAALTASVCTGAFLLGDLGLFDGRAATTHWEDLDDFAREFPGIDVRRDVPWVDLGSVVSSAGISAGIDMSLHLVRRLHSPELARRTARQMQYTWHEGERG